One part of the Vicia villosa cultivar HV-30 ecotype Madison, WI linkage group LG6, Vvil1.0, whole genome shotgun sequence genome encodes these proteins:
- the LOC131609547 gene encoding phospholipase D gamma 1-like, with the protein MDNNNYSSSSPYGYPNPYMYPPNPNPNPNPNPHQPYPPQGSIPDPFAHAHPPYPPQASVPDPYAHAHAHPYPYPYGSSHSLNYSHARSPSLSSSPSFSSNAPYEYPYPPPPHQLVPPPSAPPSYPSYPYHVPPGTHNPPQPGLSHHASLLQHGSSSHHYYYPHTAPHEDRPDAHSRHNSFSGHYWHDTSSSTAVGGVGVGGGSQSSGGDSSKPSAYPRLDELMNNVKLSDDQSTAPASPPAPAAQPFMHSISVPKIQQKKEDFYGHSNNNSFSGWGSSYPSRVNSGRLSDYSGSFNDSMHSQSLQVVPVQNKGSLKVLLLHGNLDIWVHEAKNLPNMDMFHKTLGDMFGKLPGSVSNKIEGTMNKKITSDPYVSISVSNAVIGRTFVISNSENPVWTQHFYVPVAHNAAEVHFVVKDSDVVGSQLIGIVAIPVEQIYSGEQVEGTYPILNSNGKPCKQGAVLSLSIQYIPMEQLSFYHKGVGAGPEYIGVPATYFPLRKGGNVTLYQDAHVPDGSLPNVLLDSGMFYVHGKCWHDIFDAISQARRLIYITGWSVWHKVRLVRDAGHASDYTLGDLLRTKSQEGVRVLLLIWDDPTSRSILGYKTDGVMATHDEETRRFFKHSSVNVLLCPRSAGKRHSWVKQKEVGTIYTHHQKTVIVDADAGNNRRKIVAFVGGLDLCDGRYDTPQHPLFKTLQTIHKDDYHNPTYTGNTGGCPREPWHDLHTKIDGPAAYDVLTNFEERWLKASKPQGIKKLKISYDDALLRLERIPDVIGINDTPSGDDDPESWHVQIFRSIDSNSVKGFPKDPREATGKNLVCGKNALIDMSIHTAYVKAIRAAQHYIYIENQYFIGSSYNWSQHKDLGANNLIPMEIALKIAEKIRANERFAVYIVIPMWPEGVPTGAATQRILFWQNKTMQMMYETISKALVEAGLEAAFSPQDYLNFFCLGNREAINMYENVNVSGNPPPANSPQANCRNSRRFMIYVHSKGMIVDDEYVIVGSANINQRSMEGTRDSEIAMGAYQPHHTWARKYSYPLGQIHGYRMSLWAEHTGTLDDCFLQPESLECVRRVRAIGEMNWKQFAASEVSEMRGHLLKYPVDADRKGKVRSLPGHEEFPDVGGKIVGSFLAMKENLTI; encoded by the exons ATGGATAATAATAACTATAGTTCATCTTCTCCATATGGATATCCAAACCCTTATATGTATCCCCCTAATCCCAAccctaaccctaaccctaaccctCATCAACCATATCCACCTCAAGGTTCAATTCCTGATCCATTTGCACATGCTCATCCACCATATCCACCTCAAGCTTCAGTTCCTGATCCATATGCTCATGCTCATGCTCATCCTTATCCATATCCTTATGGTTCTTCACATTCTTTGAACTATTCACATGCTAGATCGCCGTCTTTATCGTCATCACCATCGTTCAGTTCTAATGCCCCATACGAGTATCCAtaccctcctcctcctcatcagtTAGTACCACCACCCTCAGCTCCACCCTCTTATCCTTCTTATCCATACCATGTTCCTCCAGGGACTCATAACCCTCCTCAACCTGGCCTTTCGCACCATGCTAGCTTATTACAACATGGATCATCGTCGCATCATTATTATTATCCACACACTGCTCCTCATGAAGACCGTCCTGATGCCCATTCGCGTCATAATAGCTTCTCTGGTCATTACTGGCATGACACGTCTAGTTCAACAGCCGTTGGTGGTGTTGGTGTTGGTGGAGGATCGCAAAGTAGTGGTGGTGATAGTTCCAAACCTTCTGCTTATCCACGTTTGGATGAACTAATGAACAATGTTAAGTTGTCTGATGACCAATCAACTGCTCCTGCATCGCCTCCTGCTCCTGCTGCACAACCTTTTATGCATTCAATTTCGGTACCGAAGATTCAACAGAAGAAAGAGGATTTTTATGGACATTCTAATAATAACTCCTTCTCGGGTTGGGGATCCTCATACCCGAGCCGGGTGAACTCGGGTAGGCTTTCGGATTATTCTGGTTCATTTAATGACTCAATGCATAGTCAGAGCTTGCAGGTTGTTCCGGTGCAGAATAAAGGGTCCTTGAAAGTGTTGCTCCTTCATGGAAATTTAGATATATGGGTTCATGAAgccaaaaatcttccaaatatgGACATGTTCCACAAAACATTGGGGGATATGTTTGGTAAATTACCTGGTAGTGTGAGCAATAAAATTGAAGGAACGATGAATAAGAAGATTACAAGTGATCCTTATGTTTCAATTTCAGTTTCAAATGCCGTAATTGGAAGGACTTTTGTCATTAGCAACAGTGAAAATCCTGTTTGGACTCAACATTTCTATGTTCCTGTCGCGCATAATGCCGCTGAAGTGCACTTTGTTGTTAAAGACAGTGATGTTGTGGGTTCCCAGCTCATTGGTATTGTGGCGATTCCAGTGGAACAAATATACTCAGGGGAACAAGTTGAAGGAACTTACCCTATTCTGAATAGTAATGGGAAGCCTTGTAAGCAAGGTGCCGTATTGAGCCTATCCATTCAGTACATCCCAATGGAGCAACTGAGCTTTTATCATAAAGGAGTTGGAGCAGGGCCTGAATATATAGGTGTTCCTGCTACTTATTTTCCTTTGAGGAAAGGTGGAAATGTTACTCTATATCAAGATGCTCATGTTCCAGATGGTAGTCTCCCGAATGTGTTGCTTGATAGTGGGATGTTTTATGTGCATGGAAAGTGTTGGCATGACATATTTGATGCCATAAGTCAAGCTCGCCGCTTGATTTATATTACAGGATGGTCAGTGTGGCACAAAGTTAGGTTGGTAAGAGATGCCGGTCATGCATCAGATTATACGTTGGGTGATCTTCTGAGGACAAAGTCACAGGAAGGAGTAAGAGTGCTTCTCCTTATTTGGGATGATCCTACATCAAGAAGTATTTTGGGTTATAAAACA GATGGTGTTATGGCAACTCATGATGAGGAAACTAGACGATTTTTCAAGCACTCGTCAGTGAATGTGCTGCTTTGTCCTCGCAGTGCTGGAAAACGCCATAGCTGGGTCAAGCAAAAG GAAGTTGGAACTATATATACTCATCATCAGAAAACTGTAATTGTGGATGCTGATGCTGGAAATAACAGAAGAAAAATTGTAGCATTTGTTGGTGGACTTGATTTATGTGATGGCCGATATGATACTCCTCAACATCCTCTCTTTAAGACACTACAAACAATACATAAGGATGACTATCACAACCCAACTTACACG GGTAACACTGGTGGTTGTCCAAGGGAGCCATGGCATGATTTGCATACTAAAATTGATGGTCCGGCAGCTTATGATGTCTTAACTAACTTTGAGGAACGCTGGTTAAAAGCTTCAAAACCACAAGGGATAAAGAAGTTGAAAATTTCATATGATGATGCTTTACTTAGACTGGAAAGAATTCCAGACGTTATTGGCATTAACGACACTCCTAGTGGTGACGATGATCCTGAATCATGGCATGTTCAG ATATTTCGTTCTATTGATTCAAATTCAGTTAAGGGATTTCCAAAAGACCCAAGAGAGGCAACTGGCAAG AACCTTGTATGTGGGAAGAATGCGCTGATTGACATGAGCATACATACAGCATACGTGAAGGCTATCCGTGCTGCACAGCATTACATTTATATCGAGAATCAATATTTCATAGGGTCTTCTTACAATTGGAGTCAACATAAAGACCTTG GTGCTAATAATTTAATTCCGATGGAAATTGCTctaaagattgctgaaaagattAGAGCAAATGAGAGGTTTGCAGTTTATATAGTTATTCCAATGTGGCCCGAAGGTGTTCCAACAGGTGCTGCCACACAAAGGATTCTATTCTGGCAG AATAAaacaatgcaaatgatgtatgaaacAATTTCTAAGGCTTTAGTTGAGGCCGGGCTTGAAGCAGCATTCTCTCCACAAGACTATTTGAATTTTTTCTGTCTTGGTAATCGAGAGGCCATAAATATGTACGAAAATGTCAATGTATCAGGAAATCCTCCGCCGGCAAATAGTCCACAA GCAAATTGTCGAAATAGCCGACGATTCATGATTTATGTTCATTCAAAAGGCATGATAGTTGATGATGAATATGTGATTGTGGGATCTGCGAACATTAACCAACGCTCTATGGAAGGAACGAGGGACAGCGAGATTGCAATGGGAGCATACCAACCTCATCATACCTGGGCAAGAAAATATTCCTATCCACTTGGACAA ATCCATGGATATAGGATGTCACTTTGGGCAGAACATACCGGAACACTTGATGACTGCTTCTTGCAACCTGAGAGCCTTGAATGCGTACGAAGAGTTAGAGCAATTGGTGAAATGAACTGGAAACAATTTGCAGCAAGTGAAGTATCAGAGATGAGAGGGCATCTTCTAAAATACCCTGTAGATGCTGATCGAAAGGGGAAAGTCAGATCACTTCCCGGTCATGAAGAGTTTCCTGATGTAGGAGGGAAAATTGTTGGATCTTTTCTTGCCATGAAGGAGAATCTTACCATTTGA
- the LOC131609548 gene encoding subtilisin-like protease SBT1.1 has protein sequence MSNIGFMMFRRVFLFMALMATNSIALAAQQTYIVHMDKTKIEGSIHSQDSTKTWSESVIDFITQASMEGEELEDILSPQLLYAYETNMFGFAATLSEKQLEHLRQIDGFLSVIPDELSTLDTTHTPSFLGLTNGKGLWSAPSLASDVIIGVLDSGIWPEHVSFKDSGFSPIPRKWKGVCQQGTKFTSLNCNKKLIGARYYYKGYEKFIGKINETTDYLSARDTQGHGTHTASTAAGNVVQNANIFGLAKGSATGMRRTSRIAAYKVCWLSGCANSDLLAAMDQAVSDGVDVLSLSLGSIPKPFYNDSIAIASFGATKNGVFVSCSAGNSGPFASTVGNGAPWIMTVAASYIDRTFPTQVKLGNSKTFEGTSLYQTKNQTNQQLPLVHGTTAGKKREAMFCTKGSLDKKLVFGKIVVCERGINGRTEKGEVVKKSGGYGIILLNSENQGEELLSDAHVLPGTSLGASAGKAIRLYLNTTKNPTASISFLGTRYGNIAPIMAAFSSRGPSIVGQDIIKPDITAPGVNILAAWPSKTSPSMIKSDKRKVLFNIVSGTSMSCPHVSGIAALIKSVHKDWSPAMIKSSLMTTAYTSNNKNLPISDLASNNNSSSANPFAFGSGHVNPESASDPGLVYDITTNDYLNYFCSLNFTSSEIAILTKTNFTCSQKHVIQVGDLNYPSFSVLFSRTVKNVTYKRVVTNVGKSENGYYEAKVEQPNGVVVNVEPRRFKFEKLGEKLSYKVTFLAIGKTRVVGSSL, from the exons ATGTCCAACATAG GCTTTATGATGTTTAGGAGAGTCTTTTTATTCATGGCTCTTATGGCGACGAATTCAATCGCGCTCGCGGCGCAACAGACGTATATAGTCCACATGGACAAGACCAAAATTGAAGGCTCAATTCATTCTCAAGACAGCACAAAAACATGGTCTGAATCAGTCATTGATTTCATTACTCAAGCTTCAATGGAGGGAGAAGAGCTAGAAGATATTCTATCACCTCAGCTTCTATATGCCTATGAAACTAACATGTTTGGTTTTGCAGCCACACTTTCTGAGAAACAGCTTGAACACTTAAGGCAAATTGATGGTTTTCTATCAGTCATTCCTGATGAACTATCAACACTCGATACGACACATACACCAAGTTTTCTTGGCCTAACTAATGGAAAAGGACTTTGGAGTGCTCCGAGTTTGGCCTCAGATGTGATCATTGGTGTCCTTGATTCGGGAATATGGCCCGAACATGTCAGTTTCAAAGACTCGGGCTTTTCCCCGATCCCCCGTAAATGGAAAGGTGTTTGTCAACAAGGCACAAAATTCACATCCTTAAATTGTAACAAGAAGCTTATTGGTGCAAGATACTATTACAAAGGGTACGAAAAATTCATCGGGAAAATCAATGAAACAACCGATTATCTTTCTGCTAGAGACACTCAAGGCCATGGAACTCACACTGCCTCGACCGCAGCCGGTAATGTGGTTCAAAATGCAAACATTTTTGGACTTGCTAAAGGCTCAGCCACTGGAATGAGGCGTACATCAAGAATCGCGGCTTATAAAGTTTGCTGGCTCTCTGGCTGCGCGAATTCCGACCTATTAGCAGCCATGGACCAAGCAGTTTCCGACGGTGTTGATGTACTTTCCCTCTCTTTAGGAAGTATTCCAAAACCATTTTATAATGATAGCATTGCTATAGCTTCATTCGGAGCAACAAAAAACGGCGTTTTTGTTTCTTGCTCAGCAGGCAACTCAGGCCCTTTTGCATCGACAGTCGGAAACGGCGCACCGTGGATCATGACAGTTGCTGCTAGCTACATTGACAGAACTTTTCCAACACAAGTCAAACTTGGCAACTCAAAAACATTTGAAGGCACATCATTGTATCAAAcaaaaaaccaaaccaaccaaCAACTCCCACTTGTGCATGGAACAACAGCAGGTAAGAAGAGAGAAGCAATGTTTTGCACAAAAGGTTCACTAGATAAAAAACTTGTTTTCGGAAAAATCGTTGTTTGTGAAAGAGGTATCAATGGTAGAACCGAAAAAGGCGAGGTAGTGAAAAAATCAGGCGGATACGGAATCATACTACTCAACTCAGAGAATCAAGGCGAAGAGCTTCTCTCCGACGCTCACGTCTTACCAGGTACTTCATTAGGTGCATCAGCAGGTAAAGCCATAAGACTCTACCTCAACACTACTAAAAAtccaacagcttcaatttcattCCTAGGAACAAGATATGGTAACATTGCACCAATCATGGCAGCATTTTCTTCTCGAGGACCGAGTATCGTAGGACAAGACATCATCAAACCAGACATAACTGCACCAGGTGTTAACATCTTAGCAGCATGGCCATCAAAAACAAGTCCAAGCATGATCAAATCTGACAAGAGAAAAGTCCTATTCAACATAGTTTCAGGTACCTCAATGTCTTGTCCTCACGTAAGCGGCATCGCAGCGTTGATTAAATCAGTTCACAAAGACTGGTCACCTGCAATGATCAAGTCATCTCTTATGACAACAGCTTACACATCAAACAACAAAAATCTCCCGATTTCCGATCTCGCTTCAAATAACAACTCATCTTCTGCTAACCCTTTTGCATTTGGCTCAGGACATGTCAATCCCGAAAGCGCTTCTGATCCGGGATTAGTCTATGACATTACCACCAATGACTACTTAAACTACTTTTGCAGCCTTAACTTTACATCATCAGAGATTGCTATATTGACAAAAACTAACTTCACATGTtctcaaaaacatgttattcaagTTGGTGACTTGAACTATCCATCATTTTCTGTTTTGTTTAGCAGAACAGTGAAGAATGTGACATATAAAAGAGTTGTTACAAATGTTGGAAAATCAGAAAATGGTTACTATGAAGCTAAAGTTGAACAACCTAATGGAGTTGTTGTGAATGTTGAACCAAGGAGATTCAAGTTTGAGAAATTGGGTGAGAAATTAAGCTATAAAGTTACATTTTTAGCAATTGGAAAAACAAGAGTTGTTGGTAGTTCACTATGA
- the LOC131609549 gene encoding uncharacterized protein LOC131609549 translates to MGDDNALKLLFDVSNSNTLENSLDILIQTAKSDSGRSNLASKRILPAVLTILQSQTLLIDYNILSLCFKLLRNLCAGDLVNQNLFLEFDGVVIVVSRILRLEDGSDPMLVRWGLQVLANVCLAGKQHQRAVWEELFPLGFVSLARLGSKEVCDPLCMVIYTCCDGNPELFGELCSDSGWPVVVELVRTASSASFGEDWIKLILSRICLEESQLPELFSKLRLKDIHEGEDGDSKDDEFSSEQAFLLQILSEILNERIEDVTVSKDVALFVYGIFKKSTGVLEHAVRGKSGLPTGITAVDVLGYSLTILRDICARDSAKGNAEDANDVVDVLLSNGLIELVLIVLGDLEPPAIIRKGIKQSENQDGASSSSKPCPYKGFRRDIVALIGNCVYKRKHAQDELRNKNGVLLLLQQCVTDEDNPFLREWGIWSVRNMLEGNEENQKVVSELQLQGSADMPEISALGLRVEVDQNTRRAKLVNVS, encoded by the exons ATGGGTGATGATAATGCCCTCAAGTTACTCTTTGATGTTTCCAACTCCAATACCTTAGAAAACTCCTTAGATATTCTCATTCAAACCGCCAAGTCTGATTCTGGACGTTCCAACCTCGCTTCCAAAAGAATCCTCCCTGCAGTTCTCACTATACTTCAATCACAAACCCTTCTTATAGATTACAATATTCtatccttgtgtttcaagctCCTCAGAAACCTCTGTGCTGGTGATCTTGTGAATCAGAATTTGTTTCTTGAGTTTGATGgggttgttattgttgtttcgAGGATTTTGAGGTTGGAGGATGGTTCTGATCCCATGTTGGTGAGATGGGGTTTGCAGGTTCTGGCAAATGTTTGTTTGGCTGGGAAACAGCATCAGAGGGCTGTTTGGGAAGAGTTGTTTCCACTTGGTTTTGTGTCGCTTGCGAGACTTGGAAGTAAGGAAGTATGTGATCCGCTGTGTATGGTGATTTATACGTGTTGTGATGGAAATCCAGAATTGTTTGGAGAGCTCTGTAGCGATAGTGGTTGGCCAGTAGTGGTAGAATTAGTGAGAACtgcttcttcgg CTAGTTTTGGCGAGGATTGGATAAAGTTGATTCTCTCaagaatttgtcttgaagaatCTCAATTGCCTGAATTGTTTTCTAAATTACGGCTTAAGGATATTCACGAGGGTGAAGATGGTGATTCAAAAGATGATGAGTTTTCATCTGAACAAGCGTTTCTTCTGCAAATCctatcagaaattttgaatgaGCGAATCGAAGATGTTACTGTTTCGAAGGATGTTGCGTTGTTTGTTTATGGAATATTCAAGAAATCTACGGGGGTTCTTGAGCATGCAGTGAGAGGCAAGTCTGGTCTTCCGACTGGCATTACTGCAGTGGACGTTCTTGGCTACTCGCTTACTATATTGAGGGACATCTGTGCTCGTGATAGTGCAAAAGGTAACGCAGAGGATGCAAATGATGTTGTCGATGTGTTGTTGTCAAATGGTCTCATTGAGTTGGTTTTGATTGTGCTTGGGGACCTTGAACCTCCAGCAATAATCAGAAAAGGAATAAAACAATCTGAGAATCAAGATGGTGCTAGTTCTTCCTCGAAACCATGCCCTTACAAGGGTTTTAGGAGAGACATAGTTGCACTTATTGGTAATTGTGTGTATAAAAGGAAGCATGCACAAGACGAACTGCGGAATAAGAATGGAGTTCTATTGCTATTGCAACAATGTGTTACCGATGAAGATAATCCTTTCCTGAGAGAATGGGGCATATGGTCAGTCAGGAATATGTTGGAGGGAAATGAGGAGAATCAAAAGGTAGTTTCTGAATTGCAGCTGCAGGGATCTGCTGATATGCCCGAAATTTCTGCACTTGGTCTTCGAGTCGAGGTTGATCAAAATACTCGGCGTGCAAAGCTTGTAAATGTCTCTTGA